A window from Microbacterium ginsengiterrae encodes these proteins:
- a CDS encoding 2-hydroxyacid dehydrogenase: MTYRIGITNEAIEPDGSSVHGDLALDQLEAAGIEWEIIDAHPHDDSDLAGLDAVYALGHRTFDAKVLAAAPGLRHVARFGAGYDTIDLEACSDAGVLVTNTPDAIRRPLALAAVTLVLAVTHNLVQKHRITVEDRWEDRGRWRGVDTDGATVAIVGFGSVGAEAARMLLAIGHRVVGVNRRGRSDEADVLGVPMLPMADALAAADVVVLCASLNPSTRGMIGAAELAQMKSTAALVNVGRGGLVDQKALTAALMDGTIRAAGLDVFDPEPPAPDDPLLSLDNVTLSPHALCWTDDYTQAVVTQANESLIAVADGRVPPRVLNPRALEHERWAKAAAAAG, from the coding sequence ATGACCTATCGCATCGGAATCACGAACGAGGCGATCGAGCCGGATGGGTCGAGCGTCCACGGCGATCTCGCGCTCGATCAGCTCGAGGCGGCGGGGATCGAGTGGGAGATCATCGACGCGCATCCGCATGACGACAGTGACCTCGCCGGCCTCGATGCCGTGTACGCGCTCGGGCACCGCACGTTCGACGCGAAGGTCCTCGCCGCGGCCCCCGGGCTCAGGCATGTGGCGCGCTTCGGCGCCGGGTACGACACCATCGACCTCGAGGCGTGCAGCGACGCCGGCGTGCTCGTCACCAACACGCCGGATGCCATCCGTCGACCGCTCGCGCTGGCCGCGGTGACGCTGGTGCTCGCCGTCACGCACAACCTCGTGCAGAAGCACCGGATCACCGTCGAGGACCGGTGGGAGGACCGGGGCCGTTGGCGCGGAGTCGACACGGACGGCGCGACGGTCGCGATCGTCGGTTTCGGCAGCGTCGGGGCGGAGGCGGCGCGGATGCTGCTCGCGATCGGCCACCGGGTCGTCGGAGTCAACCGGCGCGGGCGCAGCGACGAGGCCGACGTGCTCGGAGTGCCGATGCTGCCCATGGCCGATGCCCTGGCAGCGGCCGACGTCGTCGTGCTGTGCGCCTCGCTCAATCCGTCCACGCGCGGAATGATCGGGGCTGCAGAGCTGGCGCAGATGAAGTCCACCGCGGCTCTGGTGAACGTCGGGCGGGGAGGTCTGGTCGATCAGAAGGCGCTCACCGCCGCGCTCATGGACGGCACCATCCGCGCTGCCGGACTGGACGTCTTCGACCCGGAGCCCCCTGCGCCTGATGACCCGTTGCTGTCGCTGGACAACGTCACGCTCTCACCGCATGCGCTGTGCTGGACGGACGATTACACGCAGGCCGTCGTGACGCAGGCGAACGAGTCGCTCATCGCGGTCGCCGACGGACGTGTCCCGCCGCGGGTCCTCAACCCCCGTGCCCTCGAGCATGAGCGATGGGCGAAGGCGGCGGCAGCGGCCGGCTGA
- a CDS encoding beta-eliminating lyase-related protein, producing the protein MNSLHDPAIRGFASDNYSGIHPEVLAAIAAANDGHQIAYGEDQYTERLQEVFRSHFGEGVEAFPVFNGTGANVVGLQSMLPRWGAVIAASTAHINVDEGGAPERMGGMKLLTVPSEDGKLTPELVDREAWGWGDEHRAQPLVVSITQSTELGTLYTPDEIRALADHAHGHGMRLHMDGSRISNAAAALDLPFAAFTRDVGVDVLSFGGTKNGAMVGEAIVVLEPEASDGLIYSRKYSMQLSSKMRFVSAQLIALLEGDLWLRNASHSNAMAQRLRAGIEAGLADGSIRGVEFTQPTQVNGVFATLPVGVADRLREVFRFYDWDAARREVRWMCSFDTQESDVDAFVEAIGRLTTS; encoded by the coding sequence GTGAACAGCCTGCATGACCCCGCGATCCGGGGATTCGCGTCGGACAACTACTCCGGCATCCACCCCGAAGTCCTCGCCGCCATCGCAGCGGCCAACGACGGTCACCAGATCGCCTACGGCGAAGACCAGTACACCGAGCGGCTGCAGGAGGTCTTCCGCAGCCACTTCGGAGAAGGAGTGGAGGCGTTCCCCGTGTTCAACGGCACGGGGGCGAACGTCGTCGGCCTGCAGTCGATGCTCCCCCGCTGGGGTGCCGTCATCGCGGCATCCACCGCCCACATCAACGTGGACGAGGGCGGGGCCCCTGAACGGATGGGCGGCATGAAGCTGCTCACCGTCCCGAGCGAGGACGGCAAGCTTACCCCCGAGCTCGTCGACCGTGAGGCATGGGGCTGGGGCGACGAGCACCGCGCACAGCCGCTGGTGGTCTCCATCACCCAGTCGACCGAGCTCGGCACGCTCTACACGCCGGACGAGATCCGCGCCCTCGCCGATCACGCGCACGGTCACGGCATGCGGCTGCACATGGACGGCTCGCGCATCTCCAACGCCGCCGCAGCGCTCGATCTGCCCTTCGCCGCATTCACCAGGGACGTGGGCGTCGACGTGCTCAGCTTCGGCGGCACGAAGAACGGTGCGATGGTCGGCGAGGCGATCGTCGTGCTCGAGCCCGAGGCATCCGACGGTCTCATCTACAGCCGCAAGTACTCCATGCAGCTGTCCTCCAAGATGCGCTTCGTCTCCGCGCAGCTGATCGCGCTGCTGGAGGGCGACCTGTGGCTGCGCAACGCGTCCCACTCCAACGCCATGGCGCAGCGCCTGCGCGCCGGCATCGAGGCAGGACTCGCCGACGGCAGCATCCGCGGCGTCGAGTTCACCCAGCCGACGCAGGTCAACGGCGTGTTCGCCACGCTCCCCGTCGGCGTCGCCGACCGTCTGCGCGAGGTGTTCCGGTTCTACGACTGGGATGCAGCGCGGCGCGAAGTCCGCTGGATGTGCAGCTTCGACACCCAGGAATCCGACGTCGACGCGTTCGTCGAGGCCATCGGGCGACTCACCACCTCCTGA
- a CDS encoding MFS transporter, whose protein sequence is MSDHVPGPTTQTLLASPHLASGIRKATFRLMPMLIILYFVAFLDRTNVGFAEQALEMDRNITAGAYALGAGIFFIGYAIFEIPSNLLLDKFGARFWLARIAITWGIVATAFAFVNGETMFIVLRFLLGVTEAGLFPGVIMFLSQWFPNKRRVQMFALFYLAQPFSQMLGAPLSGGLISFGDQVTPWAGWQVMFFVEGMMAVVAGVAAFFFLVDSPQKAKFLSDAEKLALRQIMEHEDTVKGSDGPRGIGAALLSWKVWYFTVIYFCLQIAVYGTTFYLPQQVSALIGQSVGWQVGLVSAIPWAVGLFACYYVGKHATSIKRRRVWGALFFLVTGSAILVSAWAGANGQSLLGIVAITVAVSAFLSVGPITWSFPTSFLTGAAAATGIGLINSLGNLGGFVAPIMRTGINESIPTDSGAWGVVSLGAFAFLAAVMMWATRFFSAKADALLEENAPAPGH, encoded by the coding sequence GTGTCCGATCACGTACCAGGCCCGACCACGCAGACGCTGCTGGCCAGTCCGCACCTGGCCAGCGGCATCCGCAAGGCGACGTTCCGCCTGATGCCGATGCTCATCATCCTGTACTTCGTCGCGTTCCTCGACCGCACCAACGTCGGCTTCGCGGAGCAGGCCCTCGAGATGGACCGCAATATCACCGCAGGAGCGTATGCGCTCGGTGCCGGCATCTTCTTCATCGGCTACGCGATCTTCGAGATCCCCTCGAACCTGCTGCTGGACAAGTTCGGCGCGCGATTCTGGCTCGCGCGCATCGCCATCACCTGGGGAATCGTCGCCACGGCGTTCGCCTTCGTGAACGGCGAGACGATGTTCATCGTCCTGCGCTTCCTGCTGGGTGTGACCGAGGCGGGGCTCTTCCCCGGGGTCATCATGTTCCTGTCGCAGTGGTTCCCGAACAAGCGACGCGTTCAGATGTTCGCGCTGTTCTACCTCGCCCAGCCCTTCTCGCAGATGCTCGGTGCGCCGCTGTCCGGCGGACTCATCAGCTTCGGAGACCAGGTGACCCCGTGGGCCGGATGGCAGGTGATGTTCTTCGTCGAGGGCATGATGGCGGTCGTCGCCGGTGTCGCCGCGTTCTTCTTCCTCGTCGATTCGCCGCAGAAGGCGAAGTTCCTCTCGGATGCCGAGAAGCTCGCCCTGCGACAGATCATGGAGCACGAGGACACGGTCAAGGGGTCGGACGGGCCGCGAGGCATCGGCGCCGCGCTGCTGAGCTGGAAGGTGTGGTACTTCACCGTCATCTACTTCTGCCTGCAGATCGCCGTCTACGGGACGACCTTCTACCTGCCGCAGCAGGTGTCCGCTCTCATCGGCCAGTCGGTCGGCTGGCAGGTCGGCCTCGTCTCCGCCATTCCGTGGGCGGTCGGCCTGTTCGCCTGCTACTACGTCGGCAAACACGCGACGAGCATCAAGCGCCGCCGCGTGTGGGGTGCCCTCTTCTTCCTGGTCACCGGTTCGGCGATCCTCGTGTCGGCATGGGCCGGGGCGAACGGGCAGAGCCTGCTCGGCATCGTGGCGATCACCGTCGCGGTGAGCGCATTCCTCTCGGTCGGCCCGATCACGTGGTCGTTCCCGACGTCGTTCCTCACCGGTGCCGCCGCGGCGACCGGTATCGGCCTGATCAACTCGCTCGGAAATCTCGGTGGGTTCGTCGCTCCGATCATGCGCACCGGAATCAACGAGTCGATTCCGACGGACAGCGGGGCATGGGGCGTCGTTTCGCTCGGAGCGTTCGCCTTCCTCGCCGCTGTGATGATGTGGGCGACGCGCTTCTTCAGCGCGAAGGCCGACGCACTGCTGGAGGAGAACGCTCCGGCACCGGGGCACTGA
- a CDS encoding MFS transporter, whose product MNQTVTEKRPAKHGRETAARRTIKNLRWWILGWALVAGIVNYMDRSAISIAAPALIEELGLTRTDIGLLGTVFSWTYAFAQLPAGWLVDKLGARRMYFLAIAGWSIATALMSIGTTLWHFVTFRFLLGVTEAPNGPASARLTADWFPRSERGQATAIWDSGSKWGPAIAPPILTGIMIAFGWQAIFVFLGLLGIILAVAFYIFYRRPELHPAISDEELAHITSEAEKQDVGAAKVPWLKLFAHRQIWGMMAGFFCVIWIWNIFIVFLPLYLQEERGVSIAGSGWLAAIPYLGAAVLGITGGWVMTRYTKASGLDALTAKRRVMSVAAVAAGVLICLIPLVGDLTLAMIVMTVALGFVATMQAAAWAMPGDIVNTSQVASVGAIQNFGGYFGGAFAPLLTGIIADATGSYAPSFIIGGVIAALAAVAYMVLVRRPMAALKEDAR is encoded by the coding sequence ATGAATCAGACTGTGACGGAGAAACGTCCCGCAAAGCACGGGCGTGAGACGGCCGCCAGGCGCACGATCAAGAATCTGCGCTGGTGGATCCTGGGGTGGGCACTCGTCGCCGGCATCGTGAACTACATGGACCGCAGTGCGATCTCCATCGCGGCGCCGGCGCTGATCGAGGAGCTCGGCCTCACCCGCACCGACATCGGCCTGCTGGGCACCGTGTTCAGCTGGACGTACGCGTTCGCGCAGTTGCCGGCCGGTTGGTTGGTCGACAAACTCGGCGCGCGGAGGATGTACTTCCTGGCCATCGCGGGCTGGTCCATCGCGACGGCGCTCATGTCGATCGGAACGACGCTGTGGCACTTCGTCACATTCCGGTTCCTGCTCGGGGTGACCGAGGCTCCGAACGGCCCGGCGAGCGCGCGTCTGACCGCTGACTGGTTCCCGCGCTCCGAACGAGGACAGGCGACGGCCATCTGGGACTCCGGCTCGAAGTGGGGTCCGGCGATCGCGCCGCCCATCCTCACCGGCATCATGATCGCATTCGGTTGGCAGGCGATCTTCGTCTTCCTCGGCCTGCTCGGCATCATCCTCGCGGTCGCCTTCTACATCTTCTACCGCCGGCCGGAACTGCACCCCGCGATCTCGGATGAGGAACTCGCTCACATCACCTCTGAGGCGGAGAAGCAGGACGTCGGCGCCGCGAAGGTGCCGTGGCTGAAGCTGTTCGCGCACCGTCAGATCTGGGGAATGATGGCCGGATTCTTCTGCGTCATCTGGATCTGGAACATCTTCATCGTCTTCCTGCCGCTGTACCTGCAGGAGGAGCGCGGTGTCAGCATCGCCGGCTCAGGGTGGCTCGCTGCGATCCCGTACCTGGGCGCCGCCGTCCTCGGGATCACCGGCGGCTGGGTGATGACCAGGTACACCAAGGCATCGGGCCTCGATGCGCTCACGGCCAAGCGTCGCGTCATGTCGGTGGCCGCGGTGGCTGCGGGAGTCCTGATCTGCCTCATCCCTCTCGTGGGAGACCTCACCCTGGCGATGATCGTGATGACCGTCGCTCTCGGATTCGTCGCGACGATGCAGGCAGCCGCGTGGGCGATGCCCGGCGACATCGTCAACACCTCTCAGGTGGCCTCCGTCGGTGCGATCCAGAACTTCGGCGGATACTTCGGCGGAGCCTTCGCGCCGCTGCTGACCGGGATCATCGCCGACGCGACCGGTTCGTACGCGCCGTCGTTCATCATCGGTGGCGTCATCGCGGCGCTCGCCGCGGTCGCCTACATGGTGCTGGTCCGTCGGCCGATGGCCGCGCTGAAGGAGGATGCTCGATGA
- a CDS encoding SDR family NAD(P)-dependent oxidoreductase has translation MADLTARTVVLAGATSAAGVAVARALVDAGARVVATGRSAQRLGALRDVGAEIVVADATSISAMQQVAGTLDSVDGVIPLVGGWRGGGGLAGQSDEDFAALLPALEAVRATSRAFAPLLQASTAGRFAIVSSTAVARPLAGGANYAAVKAASEAWARAVAHGFTKTARDAGEPLRAASVILRAKALDPETLAEAVLGLWDQGADELNDRVLDLA, from the coding sequence ATGGCTGATCTCACCGCGCGCACCGTGGTGCTCGCCGGCGCGACGAGCGCCGCGGGGGTCGCGGTCGCGCGGGCGCTGGTGGATGCCGGCGCCCGTGTGGTCGCGACGGGGCGGTCCGCTCAGCGTCTGGGGGCACTGCGGGACGTCGGTGCGGAGATCGTGGTGGCGGATGCGACCTCGATCTCCGCCATGCAGCAGGTGGCGGGCACGCTCGACAGCGTAGATGGGGTCATCCCGCTGGTCGGCGGATGGCGCGGCGGCGGCGGCCTGGCGGGGCAGTCCGACGAGGACTTCGCCGCCCTGCTCCCGGCTCTCGAGGCCGTCCGCGCGACCTCTCGGGCCTTCGCCCCCCTGCTGCAGGCGTCGACCGCCGGGCGCTTCGCGATCGTGTCGTCGACCGCGGTCGCCCGCCCGCTCGCCGGTGGCGCCAACTACGCCGCAGTCAAGGCCGCCTCTGAGGCATGGGCACGCGCGGTGGCGCACGGGTTCACCAAGACCGCGCGGGATGCCGGGGAGCCTCTGCGCGCAGCATCCGTGATCCTCAGAGCCAAGGCCCTGGATCCTGAGACCCTGGCCGAGGCCGTCCTCGGCTTGTGGGACCAGGGTGCCGACGAGCTCAACGATCGGGTGCTCGACCTGGCCTGA
- a CDS encoding SDR family NAD(P)-dependent oxidoreductase: MTVTFPTERTVILTGAASPRGIGRGTAFHLAEQGWNVGIIDVDAEAAAGTAAEVAEAHGVRAVGVGADVADREQAVAAVDAIEAELPQTVALVNFAGVSSPVPYLEVTPEEWHRVNSINLEGVHWITQRVARTLAENRVGRIVGISSVSAQRGGGTFSKTPYSASKAGVIGLMRSIARELGPLGITANVISPGPIDTDIMGGTLTDERKAAMAADGVLPRIGTPTDIAAAVAYLISENAGFVTGQTLNVDGGLYMH; the protein is encoded by the coding sequence ATGACCGTCACATTCCCCACCGAGCGCACCGTCATCCTCACGGGCGCCGCAAGCCCGCGCGGCATCGGCCGCGGCACGGCGTTCCACCTGGCTGAACAGGGCTGGAACGTCGGCATCATCGACGTCGACGCCGAAGCGGCCGCCGGCACCGCGGCCGAGGTCGCCGAGGCGCACGGCGTCCGGGCGGTCGGCGTCGGCGCCGATGTCGCCGACCGCGAGCAGGCCGTGGCCGCCGTGGACGCGATCGAGGCCGAGTTGCCGCAGACCGTCGCGCTGGTCAACTTCGCCGGCGTCTCCTCTCCCGTGCCGTACCTCGAGGTGACGCCGGAGGAATGGCACCGGGTGAACTCGATCAACCTCGAAGGCGTGCACTGGATCACCCAGCGCGTCGCTCGCACCCTGGCGGAGAACCGGGTCGGCCGTATCGTCGGCATCTCGTCCGTGTCGGCGCAACGCGGGGGAGGAACCTTCTCCAAGACGCCGTACTCGGCGTCGAAGGCCGGCGTCATCGGTCTCATGCGCTCCATCGCCCGTGAACTCGGTCCGCTCGGCATCACCGCCAACGTGATCTCACCGGGGCCCATCGACACCGACATCATGGGCGGGACGCTGACGGACGAGCGCAAGGCCGCGATGGCCGCAGACGGTGTTCTGCCTCGTATCGGAACCCCGACGGACATCGCCGCCGCGGTGGCCTACCTCATCAGCGAGAACGCCGGCTTCGTGACGGGTCAGACCCTGAACGTCGACGGCGGCCTCTACATGCACTGA
- a CDS encoding MFS transporter — MERTAAKRAFANVLINTLIANVTTSFLWFALTFWVYIETRSVLATGIIGGAYMLFVALFAMVFGTVVDRHRKHAVMVLSSVVSAVAFGVAGVLYLFFSESQLLDLGAPWFWLFAGIILFGGVIEQLRNIALSTTVTLLIEEDRRANANGLVGTVQGIAFLVTSVFSGLSIGFLGMGWTLIIAIVAMGVTFVHLLLIRIPEAEPQPDPSSSGALDFRGSVQAIRLAPGLFALIIFSTFNNLIGGVYMALMDPYGLTLFNAQLWGIALAFASTGFLIGGALVAKFGLGKRPVQTMLLVVIAMGLLGAVFMLREWWPLYVAGMWLYMMLVPPVEAAEQTVIQKVVPFERQGRVFGTAAALEASAAPITAFLIAPIAEFLIIPYMDSPAGQDRWGWLLGEGEARGIALVCLFAGIIMVIATTLAFFTRSYRTLTALYENAPHQAIPGSEGEGDDGEGDDGEAAAPPLPGQAAAQDAPPPVPGLPPTGSQG, encoded by the coding sequence ATGGAGCGCACTGCAGCGAAACGAGCATTCGCGAACGTCCTCATCAACACCCTCATCGCCAATGTGACGACGAGCTTCTTGTGGTTCGCCCTGACCTTCTGGGTCTACATCGAGACGCGGTCCGTTCTCGCGACCGGGATCATCGGCGGCGCCTACATGCTGTTCGTCGCGCTGTTCGCGATGGTGTTCGGCACGGTCGTCGACCGGCATCGCAAGCACGCCGTCATGGTGCTCTCGAGCGTCGTGTCCGCCGTGGCGTTCGGCGTCGCCGGCGTGCTGTATCTGTTCTTCAGCGAGAGTCAGCTGCTTGACCTCGGTGCGCCGTGGTTCTGGCTGTTCGCCGGCATCATCCTGTTCGGTGGCGTGATCGAGCAACTCCGCAACATCGCCCTGTCGACGACGGTCACACTGCTGATCGAAGAGGACAGGCGCGCCAACGCCAACGGGCTGGTCGGCACGGTGCAGGGCATCGCGTTCCTCGTCACGAGCGTGTTCTCCGGGCTGTCGATCGGCTTCCTCGGGATGGGGTGGACCCTGATCATCGCGATCGTGGCGATGGGGGTGACGTTCGTCCACCTGCTCCTCATCCGGATCCCCGAAGCCGAGCCGCAGCCCGATCCGAGCTCGTCGGGAGCCCTCGACTTCCGCGGGAGCGTGCAGGCGATCCGCCTCGCGCCCGGGCTGTTCGCGCTGATCATCTTCTCGACATTCAACAACCTCATCGGGGGCGTCTACATGGCGCTCATGGATCCGTACGGACTGACGCTGTTCAATGCGCAGCTGTGGGGGATCGCGCTGGCATTCGCCTCGACGGGGTTCCTCATCGGAGGGGCGCTGGTGGCGAAGTTCGGGCTCGGCAAGCGGCCGGTGCAGACGATGCTGCTCGTCGTGATCGCCATGGGGCTGCTGGGTGCGGTGTTCATGCTTCGCGAGTGGTGGCCGCTGTACGTGGCGGGCATGTGGCTCTACATGATGCTCGTGCCGCCGGTCGAAGCGGCGGAGCAGACGGTGATCCAGAAGGTGGTGCCCTTCGAGCGGCAGGGGCGCGTGTTCGGCACGGCCGCAGCCCTCGAGGCGAGCGCCGCGCCGATCACGGCGTTCCTCATCGCCCCGATCGCCGAGTTCCTCATCATCCCGTACATGGACAGCCCGGCCGGCCAGGACCGGTGGGGCTGGTTGCTGGGCGAGGGCGAGGCGCGCGGTATCGCGCTGGTCTGCCTGTTCGCCGGGATCATCATGGTGATCGCGACGACCCTGGCGTTCTTCACGCGTTCGTACCGCACACTCACCGCGCTGTACGAGAACGCGCCGCACCAGGCCATTCCCGGCAGTGAGGGCGAGGGTGACGACGGCGAGGGTGACGACGGCGAGGCTGCGGCGCCGCCGCTGCCCGGTCAGGCTGCGGCGCAGGACGCGCCACCGCCCGTACCGGGATTGCCGCCGACCGGGTCGCAGGGGTGA
- a CDS encoding 3-hydroxyacyl-CoA dehydrogenase family protein: MTTQERPVYAVIGSGYMGGGIAQSLALSGADVRIADVDIEVAQKNLARLIEEAGQFAADGLFPADAATIIAERVSAATIEDAVAGASFIEEAVPEKIEIKHATLRRISEAAAPDAIIGSNTSTILIGKLAEAVVNPERFLGVHFSNPAPFIPGVELIPHADTDEAILPVVEQLVAATGKETARIKDATGFVLNRLQYALFHEATQLVEEGVASPEDIDTIVRTTFGFRLPVFGPFAIADMAGLDVYSFCYASLQTEFPERFATPKILDDLVSAGKLGTKTGAGFLDVPADRTPELIAYRNKAYVAIKKLMDELGPAPIHPAH; encoded by the coding sequence ATGACCACCCAGGAACGTCCCGTCTACGCCGTCATCGGCAGCGGCTACATGGGCGGGGGCATCGCTCAGTCCCTCGCTCTCTCCGGCGCCGACGTGCGCATCGCGGATGTCGACATCGAGGTCGCCCAGAAGAACCTCGCACGACTCATCGAGGAGGCAGGTCAGTTCGCCGCCGACGGCCTGTTCCCGGCTGATGCCGCGACGATCATCGCCGAGCGCGTCAGCGCGGCGACGATCGAGGATGCCGTCGCCGGGGCTTCCTTCATCGAGGAGGCCGTCCCGGAGAAGATCGAGATCAAGCACGCCACGCTTCGCCGCATCTCGGAGGCGGCAGCACCCGACGCGATCATCGGCAGCAACACCTCGACGATCCTCATCGGAAAGCTCGCCGAAGCCGTCGTCAACCCGGAGCGCTTCCTCGGTGTGCACTTCTCCAATCCGGCGCCGTTCATCCCCGGCGTCGAACTGATCCCGCACGCTGATACCGACGAGGCGATCCTTCCTGTCGTCGAGCAGCTGGTCGCCGCGACCGGCAAGGAGACCGCACGCATCAAGGACGCCACCGGGTTCGTGCTCAACCGTCTGCAGTACGCGCTGTTCCATGAGGCGACCCAGCTGGTCGAAGAGGGCGTCGCATCCCCCGAGGACATCGACACCATCGTCCGCACCACCTTCGGGTTCCGTCTTCCGGTGTTCGGCCCCTTCGCGATCGCCGACATGGCGGGCCTCGACGTCTACTCGTTCTGCTACGCCTCGCTGCAGACCGAGTTCCCCGAGCGCTTCGCGACGCCGAAGATCCTCGACGACCTCGTCTCCGCAGGCAAGCTCGGCACGAAGACCGGTGCCGGATTCCTCGACGTGCCGGCGGACCGCACTCCTGAGCTGATCGCGTACCGCAACAAGGCGTACGTGGCCATCAAGAAGCTCATGGATGAGCTCGGCCCCGCCCCCATCCACCCCGCCCACTGA
- a CDS encoding Lrp/AsnC family transcriptional regulator has product MEDAVDRGIIAEISRDARATLAQLSEAVGLSTSAVQSRLRRLETRGVITGYRPVLDAEALGKPLSAFIEITPLDPGQPDNAPELLEHLVEIEACHSIAGDASYMLFVRVTSPRALEQLVGDIRAVANVRTRTTVVLQTYYENRPIAVETPEG; this is encoded by the coding sequence ATGGAGGATGCTGTCGACCGCGGAATCATCGCCGAGATCTCCCGCGACGCCCGGGCGACGCTCGCGCAGCTGTCAGAGGCGGTGGGACTGTCGACGTCGGCGGTCCAGTCCCGGCTGCGCAGACTGGAGACGCGCGGGGTCATCACCGGTTATCGCCCTGTGCTGGACGCCGAGGCGCTCGGCAAACCCCTGTCGGCCTTCATCGAGATCACGCCTCTGGATCCGGGGCAGCCCGACAACGCCCCCGAGCTGCTCGAACACCTCGTGGAGATCGAGGCATGCCACTCGATCGCGGGTGATGCCAGTTACATGCTCTTCGTCCGCGTCACCTCACCGCGCGCGCTGGAGCAGCTCGTCGGTGACATCCGCGCCGTCGCCAACGTGCGCACGCGCACGACCGTCGTCCTGCAGACCTACTACGAGAACCGGCCCATCGCCGTGGAGACGCCGGAGGGCTGA
- a CDS encoding DUF6421 family protein → MSTPLHTTAIIGEPEVVEDAATAENSAAWRMLKDAAIAIRELQVKDGSIPGAADPETHAAATEHVAAITAGIRALAPAFPHDAEYLAASVADFERWASEGFGVPDFLDSLVAFQPQQHRTDGIRHLVVFPMYTQNGSSDRLIEALIVEAIWPEFIAALEAGDYGNKLFVSLRLVDFTPGYDTNSAVLFPETVAMREIPTFTWGAIFQDREAARYRRVVRAASEITKLELPDAAARMLDDQDLTEKTFVMWDIIHDRTHMRGDLPFDPFMIKQRMPYFLYSLEELRCDLTAFRESVAIEKRLSAQDSISAVEQEMLEHAGLVQYAVIFDRIFRFAITGSRVRNYDGLGGQLLFAWLHQRGVLHWTDTRLTFDWDAVPDAVIALGEAIDDLYWRSIDRPKKAHWLAAYELVRSVLTPNPASVWARGLSDEVLAGLPKGYTDAVMDDEFPLSMFFEALEKKMRPVIESTSGIRAGDE, encoded by the coding sequence ATGTCCACTCCCCTTCACACCACTGCCATCATCGGCGAACCCGAGGTCGTCGAGGATGCCGCCACCGCCGAGAACAGCGCGGCATGGCGGATGCTGAAGGACGCGGCCATCGCGATCCGTGAGCTGCAGGTGAAGGACGGCTCGATCCCGGGCGCTGCAGACCCGGAGACGCACGCCGCCGCGACCGAGCACGTCGCCGCCATCACCGCCGGCATCCGCGCTCTCGCCCCCGCCTTCCCGCACGACGCCGAGTACCTCGCCGCCTCCGTCGCGGACTTCGAGCGCTGGGCGTCCGAGGGCTTCGGCGTTCCCGACTTCCTCGACTCGCTCGTGGCGTTCCAGCCGCAGCAGCACCGCACCGACGGCATCCGTCACCTCGTCGTGTTCCCGATGTATACGCAGAACGGATCGTCCGACCGCCTGATCGAGGCGCTCATCGTCGAGGCCATCTGGCCGGAGTTCATCGCCGCCCTCGAGGCCGGCGACTACGGCAACAAGCTGTTCGTGTCGCTGCGTCTGGTCGACTTCACCCCCGGGTACGACACGAACTCGGCTGTGCTGTTCCCGGAGACCGTCGCGATGCGCGAGATCCCCACCTTCACGTGGGGCGCGATCTTCCAGGACCGCGAGGCCGCCCGGTACCGCCGCGTCGTCCGTGCCGCGTCCGAGATCACCAAGCTCGAGCTGCCGGATGCGGCCGCGCGGATGCTGGACGATCAGGACCTCACCGAGAAGACGTTCGTGATGTGGGACATCATCCACGACCGCACGCACATGCGCGGCGACCTTCCGTTCGATCCGTTCATGATCAAGCAGCGGATGCCGTACTTCCTCTATTCGCTGGAGGAGCTGCGCTGCGACCTCACCGCGTTCCGCGAGTCGGTCGCGATCGAGAAGCGGCTCTCGGCGCAGGACAGCATCTCCGCGGTCGAGCAGGAGATGCTCGAGCACGCCGGGCTCGTGCAGTACGCGGTGATCTTCGACCGCATCTTCCGGTTCGCCATCACCGGCAGCCGCGTGCGCAACTACGACGGGCTGGGCGGTCAGCTGCTGTTCGCGTGGCTGCACCAGCGCGGCGTGCTGCACTGGACCGACACCCGCCTCACGTTCGACTGGGACGCCGTGCCGGATGCCGTGATCGCGCTGGGCGAGGCGATCGACGACCTCTACTGGCGCTCGATCGACCGCCCGAAGAAGGCGCACTGGCTCGCCGCCTACGAGCTCGTCCGGAGCGTCCTCACGCCCAACCCGGCATCCGTCTGGGCGCGTGGCCTGTCGGACGAGGTGCTGGCCGGGCTGCCGAAGGGCTACACCGACGCGGTCATGGACGACGAGTTCCCGCTGTCGATGTTCTTCGAGGCGCTCGAGAAGAAGATGCGGCCCGTCATCGAGTCGACCTCGGGCATCCGCGCCGGCGATGAGTGA